Proteins encoded in a region of the Thunnus maccoyii chromosome 4, fThuMac1.1, whole genome shotgun sequence genome:
- the LOC121895662 gene encoding keratin, type II cytoskeletal 8-like, whose product MSSTYRSSSYNVKSSSAPRSFSSSSYAGPGGITSRRSYSVKSSYGGGNRGFGGAGITSSSAYGLSSSMGGAGMGMGMSYGMGMGGGMGMGAQAPITAVTVNKSLLAPLNLEIDPTIQAVRTQEKEQIKSLNNRFASFIDKVRFLEQQNKMLETKWNLLQGQTTTRSNIDAMFEAYIANLRRQLDSLGNDKMKLEADLHNMQGLVEDFKNKYEDEINKRTECENDFVLIKKDVDEAYMNKVELEAKLESLTDEINFLRSIYEEELRELQSQIKDTSVIVEMDNSRNLDMDSIVAEVKAQYEDIANRTRAEAETWYKSKYEEMQTSASRYGDDLRATRTEIADLNRMIQRLTSEIDSVKGQRNNLEAQIAEAEERGEMAVKDAKARIKDLEDALQRAKQDMARQIREYQDLMNVKLALDIEIATYRKLLEGEEDRLVNGIKSINISQQSTSYGGFPMDSMKSSYSSGYSSSYGGGYSGGYGGGYGSSSGGYGSSSGGFSSGSGYSTTTQSKKNVVIKMIETKDGRVVSESSEVIED is encoded by the exons ATGTCATCCACTTATAGGAGCAGCTCTTACAATGTGAAAAGCTCCTCTGCCCCGAGGAGCTTCAGCAGCAGTTCCTACGCTGGACCAGGCGGTATCACCTCCCGCAGGAGCTACAGTGTCAAGAGTTCCTATGGAGGAGGCAACAGGGGCTTTGGAGGAGCTGGCATCACCAGCTCCTCTGCCTATGGCCTGAGCTCAAGCATGGGTGGCGCAGGCATGGGCATGGGCATGAGCTATGGCATGGGAATGGGTGGTGGTATGGGAATGGGTGCTCAGGCCCCTATCACCGCTGTGACTGTGAACAAGAGCCTGCTGGCTCCCCTGAACCTCGAGATTGACCCCACTATCCAAGCTGTCCGCACCCAGGAGAAAGAACAGATCAAGAGCCTCAACAACCGTTTTGCCTCCTTCATTGACAAG GTCCGCTTCCTggagcagcagaacaaaatgCTGGAGACCAAATGGAACCTGCTGCAGGGACAGACCACCACCCGCTCCAACATCGACGCCATGTTCGAGGCCTACATCGCCAACCTGCGCAGACAGCTGGACAGCCTGGGCAATGACAAGATGAAGCTGGAGGCTGACCTACACAACATGCAGGGCCTGGTGGAGGACTTCAAGAACAA gTATGAAGATGAGATCAATAAGCGCACAGAGTGTGAGAATGACTTTGTCCTCATCAAGAAG GATGTCGATGAGGCCTACATGAATAAGGTTGAGCTGGAGGCCAAGCTGGAGAGTCTGACAGATGAGATCAACTTCCTCAGGTCGATCTATGAGGAG GAGCTGCGTGAGCTCCAGAGCCAGATCAAGGACACTTCAGTCATTGTGGAGATGGACAACAGCCGCAACCTGGACATGGACTCCATTGTTGCTGAAGTGAAGGCTCAGTATGAGGACATCGCCAACCGCACCCGCGCTGAGGCAGAGACATGGTACAAGAGCAAG TATGAGGAGATGCAGACATCTGCCAGCAGATATGGAGATGACCTGAGGGCTACCAGGACAGAGATTGCAGATCTCAACCGCATGATCCAGAGACTGACATCAGAGATTGATTCAGTCAAGGGACAG CGAAACAACCTGGAGGCCCAGATCGCTGAGGCTGAGGAGCGTGGTGAGATGGCAGTGAAGGACGCAAAGGCCCGCATCAAGGACCTGGAAGATGCCCTGCAGAGAGCCAAACAGGACATGGCCCGCCAGATCAGAGAATACCAGGACCTGATGAATGTCAAGCTGGCTCTGGACATTGAGATTGCCACATACAGGAAACtgctggagggagaggaggacaggCTGGTGAATGGCATCAAGTCTATCAACATCTCCCAACAGAGCA CAAGCTACGGCGGTTTCCCCATGGATTCCATGAAGAGCAGCTACTCAAGCGGCTACTCCAGCAGTTATGGCGGTGGATACAGCGGCGGATACGGCGGCGGATACGGCAGCAGCTCCGGCGGATACGGCAGCAGCTCCGGCGGCTTCAGCAGCGGCAGCGGCTATAGCACCACTACCCAGAGCAAGAAGAACGTCGTTATCAAGATGATTGAGACCAAGGACGGCAGAGTGGTGTCTGAGTCCTCTGAGGTCATTGAGGATTGA